In a genomic window of Methanosarcina horonobensis HB-1 = JCM 15518:
- a CDS encoding HD domain-containing protein: MQKEDLDFFRKWFFGYVKQFSSPDSFIQENIDLKIEHTGRVCKNILLLAKSEKVSEKECILAEVIALFHDLGRFEQFMRYKTFRDSESENHALMGIKILNKEKILSRISGKEESLILKAIEYHNLMEIPENIEAFSKLHFFTRLIRDADKIDILRLACEEYSEEKKHQNPALELYLPDTPGYSESIVSEILNNRMAKIGDMKNRNDVKLLRLSWIFDINFLATFSLLKDYGYLETIMSFLPETKETNLLRKHFENYLNSMEYGAGKKETKS, from the coding sequence ATGCAGAAGGAAGACCTGGATTTTTTTCGGAAATGGTTTTTTGGGTATGTTAAACAATTTTCTTCTCCTGACTCTTTTATCCAGGAAAATATTGATTTAAAAATCGAACATACTGGAAGAGTTTGTAAAAATATCCTTTTACTGGCAAAATCCGAGAAAGTAAGCGAAAAAGAGTGCATACTCGCCGAAGTAATAGCTTTGTTTCATGATCTGGGGCGCTTTGAGCAGTTTATGAGATATAAAACGTTCAGAGATTCTGAATCGGAAAATCACGCGCTTATGGGTATAAAGATCCTGAATAAAGAAAAGATTCTCTCTCGCATTTCAGGAAAGGAAGAAAGCCTCATCCTGAAAGCTATAGAATATCACAACCTGATGGAAATTCCGGAAAATATAGAAGCCTTCAGCAAACTTCACTTTTTCACAAGGCTGATAAGGGATGCAGATAAAATTGACATCCTGAGGCTTGCCTGTGAAGAATATTCCGAAGAAAAAAAACACCAGAATCCGGCGCTTGAATTGTATCTGCCCGATACTCCGGGGTATTCGGAATCCATAGTATCAGAGATTCTGAATAACAGAATGGCAAAAATTGGGGATATGAAAAACAGAAACGATGTAAAGCTTCTTCGCCTAAGCTGGATTTTTGATATAAATTTCCTTGCAACTTTTTCTCTTCTTAAAGATTATGGCTATCTTGAGACTATAATGTCATTCCTACCTGAAACAAAAGAAACGAATCTTTTGAGAAAGCATTTCGAAAATTATTTGAACTCAATGGAGTATGGAGCCGGAAAAAAGGAGACTAAATCTTAA
- a CDS encoding Nif3-like dinuclear metal center hexameric protein, producing the protein MKLTKIVHVLEEIAPPELADDFDKGRIGLILGLKDEISRIAVALDANSYVLKKAAEIGADMLITHHTLIFHPVNIISKHLAASLKIALENGISLYSMHTNYDRAERGINDVLAASLGLKNIRISEIGRIGEIETCSSAELAAHVSDCLQTPVMYAGEKQEISKVMVVGGSGFRSEFLEIARENGVDAFISSELKHDILRTHEDLCLIDATHYATENPGMKALCPRLRRLLGIEVEFIDQSSGLRTVDFRADKQRAPLYMEGGKEDCNQKGNESNSLELMLEEQSRNQIRSDYRRSLGSENRRRYLD; encoded by the coding sequence ATGAAACTTACAAAAATTGTGCACGTTCTTGAAGAAATAGCTCCACCTGAACTTGCGGACGACTTTGATAAAGGCAGGATTGGCTTGATTCTCGGACTTAAGGATGAAATAAGCAGAATTGCGGTTGCTCTGGATGCAAACTCTTATGTCCTTAAAAAAGCTGCAGAAATCGGAGCAGACATGCTGATTACCCATCACACTCTGATATTCCATCCAGTAAACATAATTTCAAAACATCTGGCTGCTTCCCTTAAAATTGCCCTTGAAAACGGAATATCCCTTTACAGTATGCACACAAATTACGACAGAGCCGAAAGAGGAATTAATGATGTTCTTGCAGCCAGTCTGGGACTTAAAAATATCAGGATTTCAGAGATTGGCAGGATAGGGGAGATTGAAACCTGTTCTTCAGCCGAACTGGCAGCTCATGTTTCGGATTGCCTGCAGACTCCTGTCATGTATGCTGGGGAAAAGCAGGAAATCAGTAAGGTTATGGTTGTAGGGGGCAGCGGTTTCCGAAGCGAATTCCTTGAAATCGCAAGGGAAAACGGAGTTGATGCCTTTATTTCATCAGAACTTAAACATGATATTCTCAGAACGCACGAAGATCTCTGCCTGATCGATGCAACTCATTATGCTACTGAGAACCCGGGTATGAAAGCCCTATGTCCCAGGTTACGCAGACTTCTTGGAATTGAGGTAGAATTCATTGACCAGTCTTCAGGGCTCAGGACGGTTGATTTCAGAGCTGACAAACAAAGGGCTCCACTTTATATGGAAGGAGGAAAGGAAGACTGTAACCAGAAAGGAAATGAGAGCAACTCACTTGAGCTCATGCTTGAAGAACAGTCAAGAAATCAGATACGTTCGGATTACCGGCGTAGTCTGGGCAGTGAGAATCGCAGAAGATATCTCGATTAA
- a CDS encoding BatD family protein: MSKKIVLIGLLAFCIFYVLSMTAFAASEIEWVEKKDGAKLYWGNTITVEGYEVKAEDFNEDGMVFVSISKDGEKLKTSPLTAGLEFEYNDEIKVYAQKVDPNYEIIKKDGKEFKTGNWNPYAELDILVRGKPNFEINVETKKDKYDSKSTGDSRIDVAIKIKNKGEARAENVVLTVDTAGLELLTGKTKHTYTKILKDETTEYVNLTLKAPTPWEDTNFNITATATCLDVKGNKYEFVGSKNITVEKKWDLVISRSFPRERHMGEPVYVTVTARNRGICNINDIVLKDSIISNMHLQQDTTLDKTFSLVSGETAEDVFKYTLIPEKPGEFTFPAITATFTLPNGDDGSITSNNSEKITIYGPYIEVTKTIDKQQLDPGDKLTVTVTAKNTGNVDASVTVTDTVPSEAKLISGETSFKQVLGSKGGSKTITYIMQMNKEGEIEIPACKASFLDLDKYSGEVYSEPHTVYVGTPMTLEGSSSQPEGSTDSNQEKNEPTSQANTGGTEEDYGDTPGFGFFLAAAGLLMGAGFIRKRNI; this comes from the coding sequence ATGTCTAAAAAGATCGTACTTATTGGACTGCTTGCCTTTTGTATCTTCTATGTCCTTTCAATGACTGCTTTTGCGGCCAGTGAAATTGAATGGGTAGAAAAAAAGGACGGAGCAAAACTTTATTGGGGGAACACAATAACAGTAGAAGGTTATGAAGTAAAAGCAGAAGATTTTAACGAAGACGGGATGGTTTTTGTCTCTATCTCAAAAGATGGAGAGAAATTGAAAACTTCCCCCCTTACAGCAGGGCTGGAATTTGAATATAACGATGAGATAAAGGTTTATGCCCAAAAAGTGGACCCGAATTATGAGATTATCAAAAAAGACGGAAAGGAATTCAAGACCGGAAACTGGAATCCTTATGCCGAACTGGATATTCTTGTAAGGGGAAAGCCAAATTTTGAGATAAATGTAGAAACTAAAAAAGATAAATATGATTCTAAATCAACAGGAGATAGCAGAATCGATGTAGCAATAAAAATTAAAAATAAGGGAGAAGCAAGGGCTGAAAATGTCGTGCTGACCGTCGATACTGCCGGGCTTGAGTTACTCACTGGAAAAACGAAGCATACGTATACAAAGATCCTTAAAGATGAAACTACAGAGTACGTTAACCTCACATTGAAAGCGCCTACTCCGTGGGAAGACACGAATTTCAATATAACCGCAACAGCTACATGCCTGGATGTTAAAGGTAATAAATACGAATTTGTAGGCTCAAAAAATATAACCGTTGAGAAGAAATGGGACCTTGTCATTTCAAGGAGTTTTCCAAGAGAGCGTCACATGGGAGAGCCTGTTTATGTTACAGTTACTGCCAGGAATAGAGGTATCTGCAATATAAACGATATCGTACTTAAAGACTCAATTATTTCCAATATGCACCTCCAGCAGGATACAACGCTTGATAAGACTTTTTCTCTGGTATCCGGAGAGACAGCTGAGGATGTTTTTAAATATACTCTCATTCCAGAAAAGCCAGGGGAATTTACTTTCCCGGCAATTACAGCTACTTTCACCCTTCCTAACGGAGATGATGGAAGCATAACATCAAATAACTCGGAAAAAATAACAATTTACGGGCCTTATATTGAAGTTACGAAAACCATTGACAAACAGCAGTTAGATCCTGGAGATAAACTGACCGTAACAGTTACTGCAAAAAACACCGGAAACGTTGATGCAAGTGTAACAGTAACCGATACTGTGCCCTCCGAAGCTAAACTCATAAGTGGAGAAACAAGCTTTAAACAGGTGCTTGGAAGTAAAGGTGGCTCGAAAACCATCACTTACATAATGCAGATGAATAAAGAAGGAGAAATCGAAATACCTGCCTGCAAGGCAAGTTTCCTCGACCTTGACAAATACTCGGGAGAGGTCTATTCGGAACCTCATACTGTCTATGTCGGAACGCCAATGACCCTTGAAGGAAGCAGTTCGCAGCCGGAAGGATCAACTGACTCCAATCAGGAGAAAAATGAACCTACGAGCCAGGCGAATACAGGAGGCACGGAAGAGGATTACGGAGATACACCCGGATTTGGCTTCTTCTTGGCTGCAGCAGGCCTTCTGATGGGAGCAGGGTTCATAAGAAAGAGAAATATCTGA
- a CDS encoding DHHA1 domain-containing protein — MKGLQNQLKAKTLILTHGDSDGICSGALAKSAFPDAYVYFTSPVNLLDKLSFIEDVETLIICDIAIEERHCSELYSALKGLAEECSLYYIDHHPLPENCGKEEWFYHDTGVCSSELTCRVFEDLLSEEMKRVAIYGAIGDFCDNTPCIKKWVRDWDKRSLYFQAGTLIQAIIQKGKEYEFKRTLLEPLSKDVIPSNIPDLLELAREAAINEEKIRLYVKEHVKVLKNSAYIVNTNNSISKAAIYAASYGQKEVGIAAEYRERKGVYDLSIRSRGKIDINRILRSVAPKFGGSGGGHLLAAGARIPEESLEVFLRAFDKKLGEANEVKQNENQQNCS, encoded by the coding sequence ATGAAAGGACTTCAGAACCAGCTCAAAGCAAAAACCCTGATCCTTACTCACGGAGACTCTGACGGGATATGTTCGGGAGCACTTGCAAAAAGCGCTTTTCCTGATGCGTATGTATACTTTACAAGCCCTGTCAACCTTCTTGATAAACTAAGTTTTATAGAAGACGTTGAAACTCTCATTATCTGCGATATTGCAATCGAGGAAAGGCACTGTTCTGAACTCTACTCCGCACTTAAAGGACTTGCGGAAGAATGCAGCCTCTACTACATAGATCATCATCCTCTTCCGGAAAACTGCGGAAAAGAAGAATGGTTTTACCACGATACGGGAGTATGTTCCTCAGAACTGACCTGCAGGGTCTTTGAAGATCTTCTGAGCGAGGAAATGAAAAGAGTTGCAATCTACGGGGCCATAGGTGATTTCTGCGATAATACTCCCTGTATAAAGAAATGGGTAAGAGACTGGGACAAAAGAAGCCTTTATTTCCAGGCTGGAACCCTGATCCAGGCAATAATCCAGAAAGGAAAAGAATATGAGTTTAAAAGAACTTTGCTTGAGCCCCTCTCAAAAGACGTAATTCCTTCAAACATTCCCGATTTACTCGAGCTTGCCAGAGAAGCTGCAATCAACGAAGAGAAAATCCGGCTTTATGTAAAAGAACACGTTAAAGTCCTTAAAAACAGCGCGTATATTGTGAATACGAATAATTCAATTTCGAAAGCAGCAATCTATGCAGCCTCCTATGGCCAGAAGGAAGTCGGAATTGCAGCCGAATACCGGGAGAGAAAAGGAGTGTACGATCTCAGCATACGTTCCCGAGGAAAAATAGATATAAATCGCATCCTTCGCTCGGTTGCTCCCAAGTTTGGAGGAAGCGGAGGCGGGCATCTTCTTGCAGCAGGAGCGCGCATTCCCGAAGAATCACTGGAGGTTTTTCTCCGAGCTTTTGATAAAAAGCTCGGGGAAGCAAACGAGGTAAAACAAAATGAAAACCAGCAAAACTGCAGCTGA
- the engB gene encoding GTP-binding protein EngB, which produces MKTSKTAAESGINLEIIFVGRSNVGKSSLLKELFGAKVRIGKRPGVTLRPTHAQVSDLLITDMPGFGFMSGVKDRKQDIVKDKTVHYIEDNAERIKIGVLVIDGPAFPEIVDRWDSRDQIPIDVEMFDFLREIGIDTIVAANKMDRIKENESDPLLDEVSARLGLEPPWQNWKHLIAPISAKKGDLKSLKGLLRDRLHEMKRDDLFKYI; this is translated from the coding sequence ATGAAAACCAGCAAAACTGCAGCTGAAAGTGGTATAAATCTCGAGATTATCTTTGTAGGACGTTCGAATGTGGGCAAGTCTTCCCTCCTGAAAGAGCTTTTCGGGGCAAAGGTAAGGATTGGAAAACGTCCAGGAGTCACACTGCGCCCTACGCATGCACAGGTCTCGGATCTGCTCATCACCGACATGCCCGGATTCGGTTTCATGAGCGGGGTGAAGGACAGGAAGCAGGATATCGTAAAAGATAAAACCGTACACTATATCGAAGACAATGCAGAGAGGATAAAAATAGGTGTCCTTGTAATAGACGGACCAGCCTTTCCAGAAATAGTTGACAGATGGGACTCAAGGGATCAGATTCCTATCGACGTTGAGATGTTTGATTTCCTGAGAGAAATCGGTATCGATACAATTGTTGCTGCAAACAAGATGGACAGGATCAAAGAAAACGAGTCTGATCCTCTCCTTGATGAAGTTTCTGCCCGCCTGGGACTTGAGCCTCCCTGGCAGAACTGGAAACACCTGATCGCTCCTATTAGCGCCAAGAAAGGAGATCTTAAATCTTTAAAGGGACTTCTCCGGGACAGGTTGCATGAAATGAAAAGGGACGACCTGTTCAAGTATATTTGA
- a CDS encoding ATP-dependent DNA ligase has protein sequence MTSFREFAETCQAIEKTSSTIETTNKVADLLKKVDVEELPLATHFIMSEVFPAWSGQQLGIGTSLLYVSLSKASGMSIHSIESLIRTTGDIGDTALLILKEKRKNQVTFSSFLEEQSELSITEVYRRFKTASEASGKGSQDVKVKNLQFLFTSSTPREAKYISRLALEELRIGVGEGVVRDAIAKAFLVPAEIVEHSFMVTNDLGIVAAAAKKGGIEALESLGIEINRPIKMMLSQISPDIDADIRDMKEAAIEWKFDGARVQIHKNGDSVSLFSRKLENVTNSLPDIVEIVRKHIKAESAILDGEAVAVDEDGKPRAFQEILKRFRRKYDVKEKVLGIPIQLNLFDIMYLNGKTLIDLPLLERRKALESCVESSVEDSKSICVDKQVITGDLELVEKIYREALKAGHEGVMVKNPTSVYSPGKRGKNWLKKKPLMDTLDLVIVGAEWGFGRRANLIGSYTVACYDPETSRFLQVGKVGTGLTDEQLKELTEILSGLMEGGEAGGVFAIRPKVVLEIAFEEIQKSPNYDSGFSLRFPRFIRIRDDKDPEEADTIQRIGRVYSQQLKRL, from the coding sequence ATGACAAGTTTCAGGGAATTTGCGGAAACATGCCAGGCAATTGAAAAAACATCGAGCACTATAGAAACCACAAATAAGGTTGCTGACCTTCTCAAAAAGGTTGACGTTGAAGAGCTGCCTCTTGCCACTCATTTTATTATGAGTGAGGTTTTTCCTGCCTGGAGTGGACAGCAACTTGGGATTGGCACAAGCCTGCTTTATGTTTCTCTTTCAAAAGCTTCAGGCATGTCTATACATAGTATAGAGTCCCTCATTCGAACCACCGGAGACATCGGGGATACGGCGCTCCTTATTCTGAAAGAGAAAAGGAAGAATCAGGTGACATTTTCTTCTTTTCTTGAGGAACAGTCCGAGCTCTCAATAACAGAGGTTTACAGGCGTTTCAAGACAGCATCCGAGGCTTCGGGAAAAGGTTCGCAGGATGTCAAGGTCAAAAACCTCCAGTTTCTGTTTACTTCATCAACCCCGAGGGAAGCCAAATATATTTCCAGGCTTGCACTCGAAGAACTCCGAATTGGTGTAGGGGAAGGAGTTGTCAGGGACGCTATTGCAAAGGCCTTTTTAGTCCCTGCAGAGATTGTGGAACATTCCTTCATGGTTACAAATGATCTTGGGATAGTAGCTGCGGCTGCTAAAAAAGGCGGGATAGAAGCTCTCGAGAGTCTCGGAATCGAAATTAACCGCCCGATCAAGATGATGCTTTCGCAGATCAGCCCTGATATAGATGCTGATATCAGGGACATGAAGGAGGCTGCAATTGAGTGGAAATTCGATGGGGCAAGAGTCCAGATCCACAAGAACGGAGATTCGGTTTCTCTTTTTTCACGAAAGCTCGAAAACGTTACTAATTCCCTTCCTGACATCGTTGAAATAGTCCGTAAGCATATAAAGGCTGAATCTGCAATTCTTGATGGAGAAGCTGTGGCTGTAGACGAAGATGGAAAGCCGAGGGCATTTCAGGAAATTCTTAAGCGTTTCAGGCGCAAGTACGATGTCAAGGAAAAAGTACTCGGAATTCCCATCCAGCTCAACCTTTTTGACATAATGTATCTCAACGGTAAAACACTGATAGATCTCCCCCTTCTTGAACGAAGAAAGGCACTTGAGTCGTGTGTGGAGAGCTCTGTTGAGGATTCAAAGTCAATTTGCGTGGATAAGCAGGTGATAACCGGAGATCTTGAGCTTGTGGAAAAGATCTACAGGGAAGCATTAAAGGCAGGACACGAAGGAGTTATGGTCAAAAACCCGACTTCCGTTTATTCTCCTGGCAAGCGAGGCAAAAATTGGCTCAAGAAAAAACCCCTTATGGATACCCTTGACCTTGTAATTGTAGGGGCCGAATGGGGATTCGGGCGCAGGGCAAACCTTATAGGTTCTTATACTGTTGCCTGCTATGACCCTGAGACTTCTCGCTTCCTGCAGGTAGGTAAGGTCGGCACAGGGCTTACTGATGAACAGCTTAAGGAACTTACAGAAATACTCTCAGGGTTAATGGAAGGCGGAGAAGCCGGAGGAGTATTTGCCATAAGGCCAAAAGTTGTTCTTGAAATCGCTTTTGAAGAAATCCAGAAAAGTCCCAACTACGACTCGGGTTTTTCCCTGCGTTTTCCCCGTTTCATCCGCATCCGGGATGATAAAGATCCCGAAGAAGCAGACACGATACAGAGGATTGGGCGCGTATACAGTCAGCAGCTGAAAAGGCTGTAA
- a CDS encoding homoserine dehydrogenase has product MKTVRCSILGFGAIGQGVAEVLLMKKEYLESIGLEILVVAIVDSRGATVNPEGVDLADCLARKRMKGTVAIEKFTGVEVIKSVDHELVIETTPTNIVTGGAGLQNMLAAFETGKDVITSNKGPLTLKYRELMEAAKAAGSSFRFEATVGGSMPVINLANEVLAGNRLKSIKGILNGTCNYILTRMLEERASYKDILAESMELGIAETDPTYDVDGIDTACKLVILANAIFGLDVTYRDVEVTGITKITPEALEMAYERGHVIKLIGEVSRERIHVAPRLVPINHPLDVRGTLNVASIDTELAGEITVTGKGAGPIETASAILSDLIAVYGSQ; this is encoded by the coding sequence ATGAAAACAGTGCGCTGTTCTATTTTAGGATTTGGTGCAATCGGACAGGGTGTAGCTGAAGTACTCCTTATGAAAAAAGAGTATCTGGAAAGTATCGGGCTGGAAATCCTGGTGGTCGCTATTGTGGACTCCAGAGGTGCTACTGTCAATCCAGAAGGTGTGGATCTTGCCGACTGTCTTGCCCGCAAAAGAATGAAGGGTACGGTTGCAATAGAAAAATTTACAGGTGTCGAAGTTATAAAGTCAGTAGACCACGAACTTGTAATAGAAACCACTCCTACAAATATTGTTACCGGAGGAGCAGGACTTCAGAATATGCTTGCAGCCTTCGAGACAGGTAAAGATGTCATTACCTCCAATAAAGGCCCACTGACCCTTAAGTATAGAGAACTGATGGAAGCTGCAAAAGCTGCCGGATCGAGTTTCAGATTCGAAGCTACGGTAGGCGGCTCCATGCCCGTTATTAATCTGGCAAATGAAGTTCTTGCAGGAAACAGGCTTAAAAGCATCAAAGGAATTCTAAATGGGACATGTAACTATATTCTTACCAGGATGCTTGAAGAAAGGGCAAGTTATAAAGATATTCTCGCCGAATCCATGGAACTTGGAATCGCAGAAACCGATCCTACTTATGATGTGGACGGAATTGATACTGCCTGCAAGCTGGTAATTCTTGCCAATGCGATCTTCGGACTTGATGTTACATACAGGGATGTTGAAGTCACAGGAATTACGAAAATTACGCCTGAAGCCCTGGAAATGGCTTATGAAAGAGGGCATGTGATCAAGCTCATAGGAGAGGTCAGCAGGGAAAGGATCCATGTTGCACCAAGGCTTGTGCCTATCAATCATCCCCTTGACGTAAGAGGCACTCTTAATGTGGCTTCTATAGATACCGAGCTTGCGGGAGAAATTACAGTCACGGGAAAGGGTGCAGGCCCGATAGAAACAGCAAGTGCAATTCTCAGCGACCTGATTGCAGTTTACGGAAGTCAGTAA
- a CDS encoding amino acid-binding protein gives MRVSMDIELKDVPGQMLLALQPLSEFKANLITVLHHHQKRTPRKTVPVQLVLETKPESIGAIKAKLEENGIRVVRVGEHRFRESINVVLIGHVVHTGIQDTIDEIDKTGFAEVMDLSLSMPGINLLSSALIRIDAVGKEDLQKALDILKKVSAKKDLLMVLPIDIQA, from the coding sequence GCTTTTAGCCCTCCAGCCTCTTTCGGAATTCAAAGCTAACCTGATAACGGTTTTACACCACCACCAGAAAAGAACCCCCAGAAAAACGGTACCTGTACAGCTTGTACTTGAGACAAAACCTGAGAGCATAGGTGCAATAAAAGCAAAGCTTGAGGAAAATGGGATAAGAGTTGTAAGGGTTGGAGAACATCGTTTCAGAGAAAGCATAAATGTGGTTCTTATAGGGCATGTGGTCCATACAGGGATCCAGGATACGATTGATGAGATTGACAAGACCGGGTTTGCAGAAGTTATGGATCTCTCGCTATCCATGCCGGGCATTAATTTGCTTTCTTCGGCCTTGATCAGGATCGACGCTGTAGGTAAAGAAGATTTGCAAAAGGCACTTGATATTTTGAAAAAAGTCTCGGCAAAGAAAGATTTGCTGATGGTGCTTCCAATAGACATCCAGGCCTGA